In the genome of Campylobacter helveticus, the window AACTTAAAAACATTAAAAAAATGATGATAAAAGCCACAAAACCACTTCCCTCAAAAACCCTTGTACTAATGTCTTCATAAAGTTTTACGACGCTTAAATTCTTAGAAAAAACAAAATACACCAAAAAATGCAAAAAAACCCAAATTCCCCCAAAAAGTCCTAATAATTTTGGATAGGTTTTTGTGTATTTAAATTTGAAAAGAGAAAAAATAATGCTTAAGTGCAAAAACAAAAGTGCGAAAATGCCCGTATAAAAATAAAGCTCTAAAATTAAATCAAAACCAAAAAAAATATTATAAACGATAAAAGAAACAGAAAAAATAAAACTGAAAATAAAAGCACAAAAAGCCAAATTCTTATAAAATTTAGCCTTTAAACACATCAAAAATTCACTTTCAAATCCATACCATCATACAAATGAGCAACTTCTTTTTCATAGCCATTAAACAAAAGTGTAGGCTTAGTGAAAAACTCGCCCAAAGCCCTCTCATCTGCTTGAGACCATCTAGGGTGGGAGACTTTAGGATTGACATTAGCATAAAAGCCATATTCATCAGGTGCATAAGCTTGCCAAGTGCTTATAGGCTGCTCTTTCACAAATTCGATTTTAACGATGGACTTGATGCTTTTAAAGCCATATTTCCAAGGAACAACAAGGCGTATAGGAGCGCCATTTTGTGCTAAAAGTGGCTTTTTATACATACCTACGGCTAAAATGCTTAGAGGATTCATCGCCTCATCTAGTCTTAAAGCTTCGACATAAGGGTATTTAAGACTTGGAAAAAGAGCGTTTTGGTCAGGAAAACGCTGCTTATCTAAAAGCGTGGTAAATTTGACAAATCTCGCCTCACTTGTAGGCTTGACCTTTTCTATCAAATGCCTTAATTCAAAGCCCACCCAAGGAACAACCATAGACCAAGTTTCCACACAACGAAAACGATAAATTCTCTCCTCCAAAGGAAATGCTAAAAAATCTTGCATATTTAGCTTTAAAGGCTGCTCCACCTCCCCACTTATCGTAACCTCCCAATCCTTAGTTGTGAAATTTTTAGCACACTCTACGGCTTCTTTTTTATTAACAGAAAACTCGTAAAAATTCACATAAGTTGTAGCGAGTTTTTCATCGCTTAATTTTAAATCTTTAGCACTCTCATCAGTCTTAAAATCAAGCTCCAAAAGCTTCGCTTCAACCAACGCTGGACTTAGCAAAGCTCCAACGCCAAGTTTAAGAAATTCTCTTCTTTTTTTATATAAATTTTCTGGGGTTATCATCACCGTCCTTACAAATTTGCAAGAATTTTTTCGCACACTTCTTTGGGATTTAAAGCCTCGTAAATAGGACGCCCAACAACTATAAAATCGCTCTTATTCTCTTTTGCACTCTTCAAATTTGCCACTCTTTTTTGGTCATTTGCCTCTTCTTTAAAAGGACGGATGGCAGGAGTTAGAGTTAAGAAATTCTCACTTGTATTTTGCTTAATCAAAAGACTTTCAAAAACAGAACAAACCATACCATCAAGCCCACTTTCATAAGCTAATTTTGAAAAATTAACAACAGCTTCTTCTAAATTTTGTCTATAAACACTATAAAATTCCTCTTCATCAAAGCTCGTTAGTGCCGACACACCAAGCACCAAAGGGCGTTTTGAGGCTTTATCTAATCTTTGCATAACACTTTGCATAGCCTTTTTTCCAGCACTTGCGTGAAGATTTATCATATCAACGCCAAGTTTAGCACACTCCTCACACGCATCCGCCATAGTGTTTGGAATGTCATAAATTTTTAAATCCAAAAAAATAGGCTGTAGGCTAATTTTTCTTACTTCCTCTATAAATTTAAAACCATCTCTTATATAAGTCCTAAGCCCTATTTTAAGCCATATATCAAGCCCTTTTAACTCTTTTATAAGCTCTAAACACTTCTCTTTACTTTCCAAGTCCAAAGCCACACAAAGCTTCATTTTTCAGCCTTTTGCATACCATCTAAAACACCATTGATAAGCTTAGGGGCGTTTTCATTTGCTAGCTCTTTTGCAAGCTCCACAGCTTCATTTATCACAATAGCCGCTAAAGTGTCAGTATATAAAAGCTCAAAAGCCCCAAGCCTTAAAATCGCCCTTTCAATGTGTCCTATTTGGTGAATTTTATTTTCGTTTAAAAAGATATCAATGCGTTCATCTAAACTTTCTAAATGCTCCAAAACTCCATTATACAAGCTTAATGTAAAATTTTTTGCTTCGTTACGAATCTTTTTTTCATTTAAAAATTCATCAACAAAATTCTCATTTTTACCATTTAACTCTAAAGCATAAAGCAAAGAAATCACACTTTGTCTAACCTGATGTCTGCTTGCCATCTTAAGCCCTTAAAACGCTAGTAAGTCCTAGCATTTCCACTAAACTTACCATAGCTTCAAAGCCTTTATTTCCAGCTTTTGAGCCTGCTCTTTCTATGGCTTGTTCTAAATTATCTGTCGTTAAAACGCCAAAGCTTACAGGCACATTGTATTTCAAGCTTACATTTGCTATTCCCTTGGTCGTTTCAGCCGAAACATAGTCAAAATGCGGCGTTGAGCCTCTTATCACTGCACCCAAACAACAAATCGCATCAAATTTCTTGCTTTCTATCGCCGTTTTAAGAGCAAAAGGCACTTCAAAAGCACCCGGCACTAGAATAAGGCTTAAATTTTCCTCTTTTCCTCCGTGTCTTAAAAACGCATCTTTTGCACCCTCGACCAAGCGGTCTGTAATGATATGATTAAATCTTGAATTAATAATAGCAATCCTCTCATCACCTTTTAAATTTAGCTTTCCCTCTAAAATTTGCATCATTTATCCTTTTATAGTTTCTTGAATTTTTAAAAGTGTCGCAACACAATCTTTCAAACGCTTTATATCAAGCATATTTGCCCCATCACACAAAGCTTCGCAAGGATTAATGTGCGTCTCAAAGAAAAAGCCATCAACCCCAACAGCCGCCGCAGCCCTTGCCAAAGGCGGGGCAAATTCGCTCTTTCCGCCGCTACTACCCCCAGCAGCCCCTGGCATTTGCACACTATGCGTTGCATCAAAAATCACAGGTGCAAATTCACGCATAATCACCAAAGAACGCATATCAACAACTAAATTCCCATAGCCAAAACTACTCCCCCTCTCTGCCACAAAAACGCCATTTTCTTCTGCCACTTTATAGCCTTGAGATTTGACATTTCGAGTTTCTAGAACTTTTTTAATGCTATATTGTATATCGCT includes:
- the ribH gene encoding 6,7-dimethyl-8-ribityllumazine synthase; protein product: MQILEGKLNLKGDERIAIINSRFNHIITDRLVEGAKDAFLRHGGKEENLSLILVPGAFEVPFALKTAIESKKFDAICCLGAVIRGSTPHFDYVSAETTKGIANVSLKYNVPVSFGVLTTDNLEQAIERAGSKAGNKGFEAMVSLVEMLGLTSVLRA
- the msrP gene encoding protein-methionine-sulfoxide reductase catalytic subunit MsrP, which encodes MMITPENLYKKRREFLKLGVGALLSPALVEAKLLELDFKTDESAKDLKLSDEKLATTYVNFYEFSVNKKEAVECAKNFTTKDWEVTISGEVEQPLKLNMQDFLAFPLEERIYRFRCVETWSMVVPWVGFELRHLIEKVKPTSEARFVKFTTLLDKQRFPDQNALFPSLKYPYVEALRLDEAMNPLSILAVGMYKKPLLAQNGAPIRLVVPWKYGFKSIKSIVKIEFVKEQPISTWQAYAPDEYGFYANVNPKVSHPRWSQADERALGEFFTKPTLLFNGYEKEVAHLYDGMDLKVNF
- the nusB gene encoding transcription antitermination factor NusB, with amino-acid sequence MASRHQVRQSVISLLYALELNGKNENFVDEFLNEKKIRNEAKNFTLSLYNGVLEHLESLDERIDIFLNENKIHQIGHIERAILRLGAFELLYTDTLAAIVINEAVELAKELANENAPKLINGVLDGMQKAEK
- a CDS encoding ferric reductase → MCLKAKFYKNLAFCAFIFSFIFSVSFIVYNIFFGFDLILELYFYTGIFALLFLHLSIIFSLFKFKYTKTYPKLLGLFGGIWVFLHFLVYFVFSKNLSVVKLYEDISTRVFEGSGFVAFIIIFLMFLSSFKRFKKLEKVRKLGYLCLVIASYHYFLSAKVPYIFEYLALGLSLLYFILRYNCYFKGKK
- the kdsA gene encoding 3-deoxy-8-phosphooctulonate synthase — encoded protein: MKKMILIAGPCVIESEELVFSVAEALQEFNENEKIDFYFKSSFDKANRTSISSFRGPGPEKGLEILQKVKEKFRMQILTDIHESWQAKRVSEVADVLQIPAFLCRQTDLLVAAAKTSAKVNIKKGQFLTPSDIQYSIKKVLETRNVKSQGYKVAEENGVFVAERGSSFGYGNLVVDMRSLVIMREFAPVIFDATHSVQMPGAAGGSSGGKSEFAPPLARAAAAVGVDGFFFETHINPCEALCDGANMLDIKRLKDCVATLLKIQETIKG
- the pyrF gene encoding orotidine-5'-phosphate decarboxylase is translated as MKLCVALDLESKEKCLELIKELKGLDIWLKIGLRTYIRDGFKFIEEVRKISLQPIFLDLKIYDIPNTMADACEECAKLGVDMINLHASAGKKAMQSVMQRLDKASKRPLVLGVSALTSFDEEEFYSVYRQNLEEAVVNFSKLAYESGLDGMVCSVFESLLIKQNTSENFLTLTPAIRPFKEEANDQKRVANLKSAKENKSDFIVVGRPIYEALNPKEVCEKILANL